Proteins found in one Bacillus subtilis subsp. subtilis str. 168 genomic segment:
- the bslB gene encoding biofilm protein, member of the processed secretome contributing to biofilm hydrophobicity (Evidence 1a: Function from experimental evidences in the studied strain; PubMedId: 15187182, 28751732; Product type ph: phenotype) → MLKRTSFVSSLFISSAVLLSILLPSGQAHAQSASIEAKTVNSTKEWTISDIEVTYKPNAVLSLGAVEFQFPDGFHATTRDSVNGRTLKETQILNDGKTVRLPLTLDLLGASEFDLVMVRKTLPRAGTYTIKGDVVNGLGIGSFYAETQLVIDPR, encoded by the coding sequence ATGCTAAAAAGAACTTCATTCGTATCTTCATTATTCATCAGTTCAGCTGTTTTACTATCAATCTTACTTCCTTCGGGCCAAGCTCATGCACAGTCTGCATCAATCGAGGCAAAAACAGTTAACAGCACGAAAGAGTGGACCATTTCTGATATTGAAGTGACATATAAACCAAATGCGGTGCTTTCTCTTGGAGCGGTAGAATTTCAATTTCCTGACGGGTTTCATGCTACGACAAGAGATTCAGTGAATGGAAGAACACTGAAAGAAACACAGATTTTAAACGATGGAAAAACAGTCAGACTCCCGCTTACGCTTGATTTGTTAGGCGCATCCGAATTTGACCTTGTCATGGTGCGTAAAACTCTTCCTCGCGCAGGCACTTACACGATTAAAGGCGATGTAGTAAACGGTTTGGGAATCGGCAGTTTTTATGCTGAAACGCAGCTGGTGATTGATCCCCGTTAA
- the spsL gene encoding putative dTDP-4-deoxyrhamnose-3,5-epimerase (cell surface and spore coat) (Evidence 3: Putative function from multiple computational evidences; PubMedId: 25239894; Product type e: enzyme) yields MIDGVKVKKLMKHSDDRGFFAELVRDDENLLEHFGQASWSKSYPGVIKAFHYHEKQDDLWFFPTGHAQVVLYDLREDSKTKGETDVYYMGEDNPMLLLIPKGVAHGYRVLGETPLTIIYFTTMSYNPDQPDEKRIPWDDETIGFNWNTEFR; encoded by the coding sequence GTGATTGATGGAGTCAAGGTGAAAAAATTGATGAAGCATAGCGATGACAGAGGCTTTTTTGCTGAGCTGGTCCGGGACGATGAGAATCTCCTTGAGCATTTTGGGCAGGCCTCTTGGTCGAAAAGCTATCCGGGTGTGATTAAGGCATTTCATTATCATGAGAAGCAGGATGATCTCTGGTTCTTCCCAACCGGCCACGCTCAGGTTGTCCTATACGATCTTCGAGAGGATTCAAAGACAAAAGGAGAAACGGACGTCTATTATATGGGCGAAGACAACCCGATGCTGTTATTAATCCCAAAAGGGGTGGCTCACGGATATAGAGTGCTGGGAGAGACGCCGCTGACAATTATCTATTTTACCACCATGTCGTATAACCCGGATCAGCCTGATGAAAAAAGAATTCCGTGGGATGATGAGACGATCGGTTTTAACTGGAACACTGAATTCAGATAA
- the spsK gene encoding putative dTDP-4-dehydrorhamnose reductase (Evidence 3: Putative function from multiple computational evidences; Product type e: enzyme): MTKVLVTGAGGQLGLELCRQLKQAGYEVIALTKKMMNIADQRSVRHSFGHYQPDIVVNSAAFTSVDQCEKELDKAYLINGIGAYYTALESTRIGAQYVHISTDYVFNGKGTQPYREDDPLDPKTIYGKSKRLGEELIRLTTKDSTIIRTSWVYGHGGSNFVETMLKLAETKQELRVVSDQIGSPTYTKDLAEAVIKLFSHPPGIYHVSNSGICSWYEFATAIMEESGLETAILSVTTEEYGNKTPRPAYSVLSHRAIEEAGIRPRHWREALREYLQERSSACD; encoded by the coding sequence TTGACAAAGGTATTGGTGACTGGGGCGGGAGGACAGCTTGGCTTGGAACTATGCCGCCAGCTGAAGCAAGCCGGATATGAGGTCATTGCGTTAACAAAGAAGATGATGAACATTGCTGACCAGCGCTCAGTACGGCATTCGTTTGGCCATTATCAGCCGGATATCGTGGTCAATAGCGCCGCGTTTACGTCGGTTGATCAATGCGAGAAAGAGCTTGATAAAGCGTACTTGATTAACGGAATCGGCGCTTATTATACAGCGCTTGAGTCAACCCGCATCGGAGCTCAATATGTTCATATCAGCACGGACTATGTATTCAATGGGAAAGGAACCCAGCCATATAGGGAAGACGATCCCCTCGATCCGAAAACCATTTATGGCAAAAGCAAAAGGCTCGGAGAAGAACTGATACGATTAACGACAAAAGACAGCACGATCATCAGGACATCGTGGGTGTACGGACATGGCGGCAGTAATTTCGTTGAAACCATGCTGAAACTTGCTGAAACGAAACAAGAGCTTCGGGTTGTCAGCGATCAAATTGGTTCGCCGACTTATACGAAGGATTTAGCAGAAGCGGTCATCAAGCTGTTCAGCCATCCGCCGGGCATCTATCATGTCAGCAATTCAGGCATATGCAGCTGGTATGAGTTTGCGACGGCAATTATGGAAGAAAGCGGGCTGGAAACAGCCATTTTGTCTGTAACGACAGAGGAATACGGGAACAAAACGCCCCGTCCGGCATACTCTGTGCTGAGCCATCGGGCTATTGAAGAAGCCGGCATCCGCCCCCGCCACTGGCGGGAAGCGTTACGAGAGTATTTGCAGGAAAGGAGCAGTGCGTGTGATTGA
- the spsJ gene encoding dTDP-glucose 4,6-dehydratase (Evidence 1a: Function from experimental evidences in the studied strain; PubMedId: 22960854; Product type e: enzyme), translated as MAKSYLITGGAGFIGLTFTKLMLRETDARITVLDKLTYASHPEEMEKLKQNSRFRFVKGDISVQEDIDRAFDETYDGVIHFAAESHVDRSISQAEPFITTNVMGTYRLAEAVLKGKAKKLIHISTDEVYGDLKADDPAFTETTPLSPNNPYSASKASSDLLVLSYVKTHKLPAIITRCSNNYGPYQHSEKMIPTIIRHAKQGLPVPLYGDGLQIRDWLFAEDHCRAIKLILEKGTDGEVYNIGGGNERTNKELASVILKHLGCEELFAHVEDRKGHDRRYAINASKLKNELGWRQEVTFEEGIARTIQWYTDNDR; from the coding sequence ATGGCAAAATCATATTTAATTACAGGCGGGGCCGGCTTCATCGGGCTCACGTTTACAAAGCTCATGCTGAGGGAAACGGATGCGCGCATTACCGTTTTAGATAAACTGACGTACGCCAGCCACCCGGAGGAAATGGAAAAATTAAAGCAAAACAGCCGTTTTCGCTTTGTAAAAGGGGACATCAGCGTTCAGGAGGATATCGACCGCGCTTTTGACGAGACCTACGATGGCGTCATTCACTTCGCAGCAGAATCGCATGTGGACAGAAGCATTTCCCAAGCGGAGCCGTTTATCACCACAAATGTCATGGGGACATACCGATTGGCGGAAGCGGTCTTGAAAGGAAAAGCCAAGAAGCTGATTCATATTTCAACAGATGAGGTATACGGGGATTTAAAAGCGGATGATCCCGCGTTTACAGAAACGACGCCGCTTTCTCCTAATAACCCATACTCAGCCAGCAAAGCAAGCTCTGATTTGCTCGTGTTGTCTTATGTGAAAACCCACAAGCTTCCGGCCATCATTACACGATGCAGCAACAATTACGGACCTTATCAGCACAGCGAAAAAATGATTCCGACGATTATCCGTCATGCGAAGCAGGGCCTGCCTGTTCCGCTGTATGGCGATGGACTCCAGATCCGAGACTGGCTGTTTGCGGAGGATCATTGCCGCGCGATCAAGCTGATTTTAGAAAAAGGGACCGACGGCGAGGTGTATAACATCGGCGGCGGAAATGAACGCACGAATAAAGAGCTGGCGAGTGTCATTTTGAAGCATCTGGGCTGTGAGGAATTGTTCGCCCACGTGGAAGACCGAAAAGGGCATGACCGGCGCTATGCGATCAATGCATCAAAGCTGAAAAACGAACTGGGCTGGCGGCAGGAAGTGACGTTTGAAGAAGGCATTGCGCGTACGATTCAGTGGTATACAGACAATGACCGATGA
- the spsI gene encoding glucose-1-phosphate thymidylyltransferase (Evidence 1a: Function from experimental evidences in the studied strain; PubMedId: 22960854; Product type e: enzyme), with translation MKGVILAGGNGSRLMPLTKAVNKHLLPVGPYPMIYWSIMKLQEAGIKDILLISQKEHMPQFYKLLGNGEELGVTITYQVQPAASGISDGLSYAKRFTKKESFILLLGDNIFEDSLKPYTERFEQQGKGAKVLLKEVDDPERFGIAEIDEKNKRIRSIIEKPEQPPTNLCVTGIYMYDAEVFSYIEQISPSKRGELEITDVNNLYIENSQLTYDVLSGWWVDAGTHESLYLASQLVHQALRKGQDEK, from the coding sequence GTGAAAGGTGTTATTTTAGCCGGAGGAAACGGCTCACGCCTTATGCCCTTAACGAAAGCCGTCAACAAGCATTTGCTTCCTGTAGGCCCGTATCCGATGATATACTGGTCGATTATGAAGCTGCAGGAAGCCGGAATAAAAGACATTTTACTCATCAGCCAAAAGGAGCATATGCCGCAATTTTACAAACTGCTTGGGAACGGGGAAGAGCTTGGCGTTACTATCACTTATCAAGTACAGCCGGCAGCATCGGGCATTTCGGATGGGCTGTCTTATGCAAAGCGCTTTACGAAAAAAGAGTCTTTCATTTTATTATTAGGTGATAATATATTTGAAGATTCATTAAAGCCTTATACAGAACGCTTTGAACAGCAGGGGAAAGGAGCAAAAGTGCTTCTGAAAGAAGTTGATGACCCGGAACGTTTCGGGATTGCTGAGATTGATGAGAAAAACAAGCGGATTCGTTCCATCATCGAAAAGCCCGAACAGCCACCGACCAACCTTTGTGTTACCGGCATTTATATGTATGATGCAGAGGTGTTTTCATATATTGAACAAATATCACCATCAAAGCGCGGCGAGCTGGAAATCACCGATGTGAATAATCTATACATCGAAAACAGCCAGCTTACGTATGATGTGTTATCAGGCTGGTGGGTAGATGCCGGAACTCACGAATCGCTTTATCTCGCTTCCCAGCTTGTACACCAGGCTTTACGGAAAGGACAGGACGAAAAGTGA
- the spsG gene encoding putative glycosyltransferase (Evidence 3: Putative function from multiple computational evidences; Product type e: enzyme), with protein MHVGIFADGGYEKGMGHVVRMKRLAEGLKQRCLITFYTNQDSEAFLHEEHWQVIVKPELQQHEFILREIKSKKLDLLLFDILGAPAELLKKIKTETDAKIVLFEEKNGKSIQYSDAVINGIYGDIRSRVYVQGNTRIYEGPDYLILHPAFQAAREDYTLKKDCRNILVALGGSDPKQLIFKVLAAADQVPDIKDKNMMFVMGSASPHQEAVRRRIEKKPQYKMIEQTNDMAGLMKQADAAIVAGGISLYEAICIGVPCLVLSQVEHQTATAKTFADQGAALDLGLGELVPDETLIYQMSRIMSSYPLRLSLHKGGRPLVDGKGIIRVTAILQDLYEQEI; from the coding sequence ATGCATGTTGGGATCTTCGCAGACGGCGGCTATGAAAAGGGAATGGGCCATGTTGTCCGGATGAAGAGGCTTGCGGAGGGGCTCAAACAGCGATGCTTGATTACGTTTTATACGAATCAGGATTCTGAAGCGTTTCTTCATGAAGAGCATTGGCAGGTCATCGTAAAGCCGGAGCTGCAGCAGCACGAATTTATTCTCCGGGAAATAAAAAGCAAGAAGCTTGATTTGCTTTTGTTTGATATTCTAGGCGCGCCTGCAGAGCTGTTAAAGAAAATAAAGACGGAGACAGATGCGAAAATTGTTCTTTTTGAAGAGAAAAACGGTAAATCGATTCAATATAGTGACGCAGTCATTAACGGAATTTACGGTGACATCAGAAGCAGGGTGTACGTTCAGGGAAACACACGCATCTATGAAGGTCCGGACTATCTTATTCTTCACCCCGCCTTTCAGGCCGCAAGAGAGGATTACACACTTAAGAAAGACTGCCGCAATATCCTTGTTGCATTAGGAGGAAGTGATCCGAAGCAGCTTATTTTTAAAGTGCTGGCTGCCGCTGATCAAGTCCCCGACATAAAAGACAAAAACATGATGTTTGTGATGGGGAGCGCTTCACCGCATCAAGAGGCAGTCCGAAGGCGGATCGAAAAGAAGCCGCAGTACAAGATGATCGAACAGACAAATGATATGGCAGGTTTGATGAAACAAGCGGACGCAGCCATTGTCGCTGGCGGCATCTCTCTATATGAAGCCATTTGCATCGGCGTGCCGTGCCTTGTTCTTTCTCAGGTTGAGCATCAAACGGCTACAGCCAAAACATTTGCTGACCAAGGCGCCGCTCTTGATCTTGGATTGGGTGAGCTTGTACCGGATGAAACACTCATCTATCAGATGTCACGCATTATGAGCAGCTATCCTCTTCGCCTTTCTTTGCACAAGGGAGGAAGGCCGCTCGTGGATGGCAAAGGCATTATACGGGTAACAGCTATTCTTCAAGATTTATATGAACAAGAGATATAA
- the spsF gene encoding putative glycosyltransferase (Evidence 3: Putative function from multiple computational evidences; Product type e: enzyme), with protein sequence MNDILFIIQARMGSTRLPGKVLRPLGSNRLLDILVHRVRQSAFYQKDRDNLVIATSDKETDDILEAHCIKQGFRVFRGSEERVLDRFVKVIEAVKPSVIIRLTGDNPFVDPELLDVMIQAHFDQGSDYTYILNAPLGICGEVVNANLLIDISRIQALEDQYQEHVTLYIRNHPALYRVQFLEAPERFRAPQYRLTIDTKEDYESIKALYQKAGERPDVSASELITLLNRNPDAATEREAD encoded by the coding sequence ATGAATGATATTCTCTTTATCATTCAAGCAAGAATGGGTTCAACAAGGCTTCCGGGAAAAGTGCTTCGGCCGCTCGGATCGAATCGTTTACTTGATATTCTCGTTCACCGTGTCCGGCAAAGCGCGTTTTACCAAAAGGATCGGGATAATCTTGTCATCGCCACGTCTGACAAAGAAACTGACGACATATTAGAGGCGCACTGTATCAAACAAGGCTTTCGTGTTTTCCGCGGGAGCGAAGAACGTGTCCTCGATAGGTTTGTGAAGGTCATAGAAGCTGTTAAACCGTCAGTCATCATCCGGTTAACAGGTGATAATCCGTTTGTCGATCCTGAGCTGCTCGATGTAATGATTCAGGCGCATTTTGATCAAGGCTCGGATTATACGTATATCCTGAATGCCCCATTAGGGATTTGCGGCGAAGTGGTCAACGCCAACCTGTTAATTGACATCAGCCGTATTCAGGCTTTGGAGGATCAATATCAGGAGCATGTCACGTTATATATAAGGAATCATCCAGCTCTTTATCGTGTTCAGTTTTTAGAGGCGCCGGAACGATTTCGCGCCCCTCAATATCGGCTGACCATTGATACAAAGGAAGACTATGAATCGATAAAGGCCCTCTATCAAAAAGCAGGCGAGCGCCCCGATGTATCCGCCTCAGAGCTTATCACCCTTCTGAACCGGAACCCCGATGCGGCAACCGAACGAGAGGCTGACTAG
- the spsE gene encoding putative phosphoenolpyruvate-sugar pyruvyltransferase (Evidence 3: Putative function from multiple computational evidences; PubMedId: 12597896, 15774001; Product type e: enzyme) translates to MAAFQIANKTVGKDAPVFIIAEAGINHDGKLDQAFALIDAAAEAGADAVKFQMFQADRMYQKDPGLYKTAAGKDVSIFSLVQSMEMPAEWILPLLDYCREKQVIFLSTVCDEGSADLLQSTSPSAFKIASYEINHLPLLKYVARLNRPMIFSTAGAEISDVHEAWRTIRAEGNNQIAIMHCVAKYPAPPEYSNLSVIPMLAAAFPEAVIGFSDHSEHPTEAPCAAVRLGAKLIEKHFTIDKNLPGADHSFALNPDELKEMVDGIRKTEAELKQGITKPVSEKLLGSSYKTTTAIEGEIRNFAYRGIFTTAPIQKGEAFSEDNIAVLRPGQKPQGLHPRFFELLTSGVRAVRDIPADTGIVWDDILLKDSPFHE, encoded by the coding sequence ATGGCAGCGTTTCAGATCGCGAATAAAACTGTAGGCAAAGACGCTCCTGTTTTTATTATTGCTGAGGCGGGGATTAATCATGACGGGAAGCTTGATCAGGCTTTTGCGCTGATAGACGCCGCGGCGGAAGCGGGAGCGGATGCCGTGAAATTTCAAATGTTCCAAGCTGATAGGATGTACCAGAAAGATCCTGGTTTGTACAAGACGGCAGCGGGCAAGGACGTCTCTATTTTTTCTTTGGTTCAATCTATGGAAATGCCTGCTGAGTGGATTTTACCGCTATTGGATTACTGCCGCGAAAAGCAGGTGATCTTTTTAAGTACGGTATGTGACGAGGGGTCAGCTGATCTGCTTCAGTCTACCTCGCCGAGCGCTTTTAAAATCGCATCCTATGAAATTAACCATCTCCCGCTGCTTAAATATGTCGCCCGGCTGAACAGGCCGATGATTTTCTCGACAGCCGGAGCTGAAATCTCTGATGTTCACGAAGCTTGGCGCACCATCAGGGCAGAGGGAAACAATCAAATTGCCATAATGCATTGTGTGGCGAAATACCCAGCACCGCCGGAGTACAGCAACCTCAGCGTCATTCCGATGCTTGCCGCCGCTTTTCCTGAGGCGGTAATCGGCTTCTCCGATCATAGCGAGCATCCGACAGAAGCGCCGTGTGCCGCGGTTCGGCTCGGAGCAAAACTGATAGAAAAGCATTTTACGATCGATAAAAATCTGCCGGGTGCTGACCACTCGTTTGCATTAAATCCGGATGAATTGAAAGAAATGGTCGATGGCATCAGGAAAACGGAAGCTGAGCTGAAACAGGGGATCACAAAGCCGGTCTCTGAAAAACTGCTTGGCAGTTCATACAAAACAACGACCGCCATCGAAGGAGAAATCAGAAACTTTGCATACAGAGGCATTTTTACAACAGCTCCGATTCAAAAAGGTGAAGCCTTTAGTGAAGACAATATCGCAGTGCTTCGGCCCGGACAAAAGCCGCAGGGGCTGCACCCGAGATTTTTTGAACTGCTGACCAGCGGTGTTCGGGCTGTAAGAGACATTCCAGCCGACACAGGCATTGTCTGGGATGACATTTTACTGAAGGACAGCCCGTTTCATGAATGA
- the spsD gene encoding putative TDP-glycosamine N-acetyltransferase (Evidence 3: Putative function from multiple computational evidences; Product type e: enzyme) — protein sequence MYTVKENVSKEAIEEFLQSRKLTLDVPYQFSLGLFENSRLQGVLLYEDSLWESKVLQKKVMNVKLLAANSTGQLKRLFEAFYTVRQMDETDFIFVRVPAEDIGAAHVIQQQPSSYFVGSLLKLAMPPSFYDKTPPFFELGPPEPGDTEAICELARDSFTKSRYFQDPHLSRDAANEIFQEWTRNNLNGRAAVNIVAKHNGEVIGYLQGLSRDDECILDLMAVKPGFEGKRIAFHLLANLIEQPETQKHRTVTAGTQLHNVRAIRLYERMGFTAEQSYYYYHIWPGKEAK from the coding sequence GTGTATACGGTAAAAGAAAATGTCTCCAAAGAGGCAATTGAGGAATTTCTCCAAAGCAGAAAGCTTACATTGGATGTTCCGTATCAATTTTCCCTCGGCCTTTTTGAAAACAGCAGGCTCCAAGGCGTATTGCTTTACGAAGATTCTTTGTGGGAAAGCAAGGTGCTTCAGAAGAAAGTCATGAACGTCAAACTTCTTGCGGCAAATAGTACCGGGCAGCTAAAGAGGCTGTTTGAAGCTTTTTATACTGTACGCCAAATGGATGAAACGGATTTTATCTTTGTCCGTGTTCCGGCTGAAGATATCGGAGCCGCGCATGTGATACAACAGCAGCCATCCTCTTACTTTGTCGGGAGTTTGCTGAAGCTGGCGATGCCTCCGTCTTTTTATGACAAAACACCGCCATTTTTTGAACTGGGCCCGCCTGAGCCCGGAGACACAGAAGCGATATGTGAGCTGGCCCGAGACTCGTTTACAAAAAGCAGATATTTTCAGGATCCTCATCTCAGCCGCGATGCAGCAAACGAAATATTTCAGGAGTGGACACGAAACAATCTGAATGGAAGGGCGGCGGTCAATATTGTCGCTAAACACAATGGCGAGGTCATCGGCTATCTTCAGGGCTTATCAAGAGATGATGAGTGCATTCTCGATTTGATGGCTGTAAAGCCGGGATTTGAAGGGAAACGTATTGCGTTTCATTTATTGGCGAATCTCATAGAACAACCGGAGACCCAGAAGCATAGAACGGTAACAGCGGGGACGCAGCTTCACAATGTAAGGGCGATCCGCCTTTATGAACGAATGGGCTTCACCGCTGAACAATCGTATTACTATTATCATATTTGGCCGGGCAAGGAGGCGAAATAA
- the spsC gene encoding putative glutamine-dependent sugar transaminase (Evidence 3: Putative function from multiple computational evidences; PubMedId: 14602648; Product type e: enzyme), giving the protein MVQKRNHFLPYSLPLIGKEEIQEVTETLESGWLSKGPKVQQFEKEFAAFVGAKHAVAVNSCTAALFLALKAKGIGPGDEVITSPLTFSSTANTIIHTGATPVFADIDENTLNIDPVKLEAAVTPRTKAVVPVHFGGQSCDMDAILAVAQNHGLFVLEDAAHAVYTTYKQRMIGSIGDATAFSFYATKNLATGEGGMLTTDDEELADKIRVLSLHGMSKAAWNRYSSNGSWYYEVESPGYKMNMFDLQAALGLHQLKRLDDMQKRREEIAGRYQTAFQQIPGLITPFVHDDGRHAWHLYVLQVDEKKAGVTRSEMITALKDEYNIGTSVHFIPVHIHPYYQKQFGYKEADFPNAMNYYKRTLSLPLYPSMSDDDVDDVIEAVRDIVKGAD; this is encoded by the coding sequence ATGGTGCAAAAGAGAAATCATTTTCTCCCTTACTCATTGCCGTTAATCGGTAAGGAAGAAATTCAGGAGGTTACAGAAACGCTTGAATCGGGATGGCTCTCTAAAGGCCCGAAGGTTCAGCAGTTTGAAAAAGAGTTTGCCGCGTTTGTCGGGGCGAAGCACGCCGTGGCGGTGAATTCATGTACCGCAGCTTTATTTTTGGCTTTGAAAGCAAAAGGGATTGGGCCCGGGGACGAGGTCATTACCTCTCCGCTTACGTTCAGCTCGACCGCCAATACGATTATTCATACGGGAGCGACGCCTGTGTTTGCGGATATTGACGAAAACACGCTCAATATTGACCCGGTAAAGCTTGAGGCGGCCGTCACACCGCGAACGAAAGCAGTTGTGCCCGTCCACTTTGGCGGGCAGTCCTGCGATATGGATGCAATATTGGCTGTTGCCCAAAATCATGGTTTATTCGTGCTGGAGGATGCGGCACATGCGGTATATACGACTTATAAGCAAAGAATGATCGGTTCTATCGGGGATGCAACGGCATTCAGCTTTTACGCCACCAAAAACCTCGCGACAGGGGAAGGCGGCATGCTGACGACTGATGATGAGGAGCTTGCCGATAAGATACGGGTGCTAAGCCTTCACGGCATGAGTAAAGCCGCATGGAACCGTTATTCTTCAAATGGCAGCTGGTACTATGAAGTCGAATCGCCCGGCTATAAGATGAATATGTTTGATTTGCAGGCGGCCCTCGGACTTCATCAGCTGAAACGGCTGGATGATATGCAGAAACGGAGAGAAGAGATTGCCGGCCGCTATCAAACCGCTTTTCAGCAGATTCCTGGGCTGATCACGCCGTTTGTCCATGATGACGGCAGGCACGCCTGGCATCTATATGTTCTGCAAGTTGATGAAAAAAAGGCCGGGGTTACGCGCAGCGAAATGATTACGGCTTTAAAGGATGAATACAATATCGGCACTAGCGTTCATTTTATTCCAGTACACATTCATCCGTATTATCAAAAGCAATTTGGATATAAGGAAGCGGACTTTCCGAATGCCATGAATTACTATAAACGAACCCTTTCTCTCCCGCTCTATCCATCAATGTCTGACGATGATGTAGATGATGTCATTGAAGCTGTGCGGGATATCGTAAAAGGGGCTGATTAA